One genomic window of Polyangium aurulentum includes the following:
- a CDS encoding type II toxin-antitoxin system VapC family toxin, which translates to MIRYLLDTNVLSEALRAKPDPSVMACLNGRAHESAIATPVLHELRYGGALLEPTRRRQAIDRFIADVVLRIFTVLPYDRPAAEWHAAERARLSREGKTPPFVDGMIAAIARVNGLVLVTANGRDFQTFDGLTIESWKNEPSRR; encoded by the coding sequence ATGATCCGGTATCTGCTCGACACGAACGTCCTGTCGGAGGCGCTCAGGGCCAAGCCGGACCCCTCGGTGATGGCGTGCCTCAACGGCCGCGCCCACGAGAGCGCGATCGCCACGCCGGTCCTGCACGAGCTGCGCTACGGCGGCGCCCTGCTCGAGCCCACGCGGCGCCGCCAGGCCATCGACCGCTTCATCGCCGACGTGGTGCTCCGGATCTTCACGGTCCTGCCCTACGATCGCCCCGCCGCGGAGTGGCACGCCGCCGAGCGCGCGCGCCTGTCCCGCGAGGGCAAGACCCCGCCCTTCGTCGACGGGATGATCGCGGCCATCGCCCGGGTGAACGGCCTCGTGCTCGTCACCGCGAACGGGCGCGACTTCCAGACGTTCGACGGGCTCACGATCGAGAGCTGGAAAAACGAGCCTTCGCGGCGCTAG
- a CDS encoding SDR family NAD(P)-dependent oxidoreductase produces the protein MFLAGKTALVTGGGRGIGRAIAERLAREGARVAVSGRTQSEIDDVARAVNGVAIAMDAADRASMRAGIEAIGEKVGDVDVLVNNAGFAESAPFARTSDEMWDSLFEVNVTSAFLLTRALVPGMIARGFGRVVNIASNAGLSGYAYTMAYCASKHAMIGMTRALAVEIAATPVTVNAVCPGWTNTRMVQEAVDRISRKTGRASETAKKALEDMSPQRRLVEVDEVAHVVAMLCAPEARGVHGQAIPIDGGQVMK, from the coding sequence ATGTTCCTCGCTGGAAAGACGGCCCTGGTCACCGGGGGCGGCCGCGGGATCGGGCGCGCCATCGCCGAGCGCCTCGCGCGCGAAGGCGCCCGCGTCGCCGTCTCCGGACGCACCCAATCCGAGATCGACGATGTCGCGCGCGCCGTGAACGGCGTGGCCATCGCCATGGACGCCGCCGATCGCGCGAGCATGCGCGCAGGCATCGAGGCCATCGGGGAAAAGGTCGGCGACGTCGACGTCCTCGTCAACAACGCGGGCTTCGCCGAGTCCGCCCCGTTCGCGCGAACCTCGGACGAGATGTGGGACAGCCTCTTCGAGGTCAACGTGACGAGCGCCTTCTTGCTCACGCGCGCCCTCGTCCCGGGCATGATCGCGCGCGGATTCGGCCGCGTCGTGAACATCGCCTCGAACGCAGGCCTGTCGGGCTACGCGTACACGATGGCCTACTGCGCCTCGAAGCACGCGATGATCGGCATGACCCGGGCGCTCGCCGTGGAGATCGCCGCCACGCCCGTGACCGTCAACGCCGTTTGCCCGGGATGGACGAACACGCGCATGGTCCAGGAGGCCGTCGACCGCATCTCCCGCAAGACCGGCCGCGCATCGGAGACCGCGAAAAAGGCGCTCGAGGACATGTCGCCGCAGCGCCGCCTGGTCGAGGTCGACGAGGTGGCGCACGTGGTCGCGATGCTCTGCGCCCCCGAGGCGCGCGGCGTCCACGGCCAGGCAATCCCCATCGATGGCGGACAGGTGATGAAGTAA
- the gcvPA gene encoding aminomethyl-transferring glycine dehydrogenase subunit GcvPA: MRYLPHTPEEIASMLQTVGLDSLEALYASIPGEAKLDRPLDLPPALDEPTLMRHLDELSRKNRAAGMLSFLGAGAYEHHFPPAADQLLLRSEFYTAYTPYQPEVAQGTLQVIFEFQTIVSEILGLPVANASMYDGASAAAEAVLMARRLVNREHTVISEGVHPEYIETIETHVRSMGRGVEALTRVPVGEDGSADVNALSKAITDETACVIVGYPNFFGSVGDLRKVAETAHAKGALLITATQDPYALAVLESPGALGADIAVAEGQPLGLPPQFGGPGVGLFACRDDRKYLQQVPGRLVGETVDKDGQRGYVLTLATREQHIRRERATSNICTNSGLIATAMTIRMCMLGKRGFVEAARQCLAKAEYLKKAIGALDGYAIPYRAPTFNEFVVRVRGGDAGKLTDALAQKSIIPGFDLGRVNPARRGELLVAVTERHTREDLDKLVEALEAY, from the coding sequence ATGCGCTATCTGCCCCATACCCCCGAGGAGATCGCCTCGATGCTCCAGACCGTTGGTCTGGATTCGCTCGAGGCGCTGTACGCGTCCATTCCCGGCGAGGCCAAGCTCGATCGGCCGCTCGATCTGCCGCCCGCGCTCGACGAGCCCACGCTCATGCGGCACCTCGACGAGCTGTCGCGCAAGAACCGCGCAGCCGGGATGCTGTCTTTCCTCGGCGCCGGGGCGTACGAGCATCACTTCCCGCCCGCGGCCGATCAGCTCCTTCTCCGCAGCGAGTTCTACACGGCCTACACGCCCTACCAGCCCGAGGTCGCGCAGGGCACGCTGCAGGTGATCTTCGAGTTCCAGACGATCGTCAGCGAGATCCTCGGCCTGCCCGTCGCGAACGCGTCGATGTACGACGGCGCGAGCGCGGCGGCCGAGGCGGTCTTGATGGCGCGGCGCCTGGTCAACCGCGAGCACACGGTCATCTCCGAGGGCGTGCACCCGGAGTACATCGAGACCATCGAGACGCACGTGCGCAGCATGGGCCGGGGCGTCGAGGCGCTCACGCGCGTGCCCGTGGGCGAGGACGGCTCGGCCGACGTGAACGCGCTCTCGAAGGCGATCACCGACGAGACCGCGTGCGTGATCGTCGGCTACCCGAACTTCTTCGGGTCGGTGGGCGATCTGCGCAAGGTGGCCGAGACCGCGCACGCGAAGGGCGCGCTGCTCATCACGGCGACGCAGGACCCGTACGCGCTCGCCGTGCTCGAGTCTCCGGGCGCGCTCGGGGCCGACATCGCGGTGGCCGAGGGCCAGCCGCTCGGCTTGCCGCCGCAGTTCGGCGGCCCGGGCGTGGGCCTGTTCGCGTGCCGCGACGACCGCAAGTACCTGCAGCAGGTGCCCGGCCGGCTCGTGGGCGAGACCGTGGACAAGGACGGCCAGCGTGGGTACGTGCTCACGCTTGCCACGCGCGAGCAGCACATCCGGCGCGAGCGCGCGACCAGCAACATCTGCACGAACAGCGGCCTCATCGCGACCGCGATGACCATCCGCATGTGCATGCTCGGCAAGCGCGGGTTCGTCGAGGCTGCGCGCCAGTGCCTTGCCAAGGCCGAGTACTTGAAGAAGGCCATCGGCGCTCTCGACGGCTACGCGATCCCGTACCGCGCGCCCACGTTCAACGAGTTCGTGGTGCGGGTGCGCGGCGGTGACGCGGGCAAGCTGACCGACGCACTCGCGCAGAAGAGCATCATCCCGGGCTTCGATCTCGGCCGCGTCAACCCCGCGCGCCGCGGCGAGCTGCTCGTGGCCGTGACCGAGCGCCACACGCGCGAGGACCTCGACAAGCTCGTCGAAGCGCTCGAGGCGTACTGA
- a CDS encoding NADH:flavin oxidoreductase translates to MWRPPDKIRHSLPEDRPPTSEEARRSRLFSPLTLASGLVLHERSWVPAMVPWRSTEEGVVTPDVLDWYGRFAEGEPGVIVVEATGIRDVPSGPLLRIGHDRFVTGLSELVKRVRERSGGRTRLFIQLIDFLRIRRRPARDKFFARLLQVTDAHRKNLARWTGDARWEEANEEAVRRMLAAQDDEAHDELLDRREIEALRYGARERVTDVHERHIRDLPLILPALFAAAAARAKDAGFDGVELHYAHAYTMASFLSALNTRADSYGGSLEGRARLPLEVYAAVRDAVGPSFTLGCRFLCDDVIEGGNRVDDATYFGTAFARAGMDFLSLSTGGKFEDAKQPKEGEAAYPYTGPSGYECMPTAVSDARGPFARQVPKQARIRTAIRSAGLSTPTVVAGGIGTFVQAEGILAREEADLVAAARQTLADPDWFLKLRLGRGAEIRRCIYTNYCEALDQRHRQVTCQLWDREELDAPDVPLSSDGNRRLVAPRFRR, encoded by the coding sequence ATGTGGAGACCCCCGGACAAGATCCGCCACAGCCTGCCCGAGGATCGCCCGCCGACCTCGGAGGAGGCTCGGCGCTCTCGGCTCTTCTCGCCGCTCACGCTCGCGTCGGGCCTCGTGTTGCACGAGCGCTCGTGGGTGCCCGCGATGGTACCGTGGCGCTCCACCGAGGAGGGCGTCGTCACGCCCGACGTGCTCGACTGGTACGGCCGCTTCGCCGAGGGCGAGCCGGGCGTCATCGTCGTCGAGGCGACGGGCATCCGCGACGTGCCGAGCGGCCCGCTCCTGCGCATCGGCCACGACCGCTTCGTCACGGGCCTGTCCGAGCTCGTGAAGCGCGTGCGCGAGCGCAGCGGCGGAAGGACGCGCCTGTTCATCCAGCTCATCGACTTCTTGCGCATCCGCAGGCGCCCCGCGCGCGACAAGTTCTTCGCGCGCCTCTTGCAGGTCACCGACGCGCACCGGAAAAACCTCGCCCGGTGGACGGGCGACGCGCGCTGGGAGGAGGCGAACGAGGAGGCGGTGCGGCGGATGCTCGCCGCGCAGGACGACGAGGCGCACGACGAGCTGCTCGATCGGCGCGAGATCGAGGCCCTGCGCTACGGCGCCCGCGAGCGCGTCACCGACGTGCACGAGCGCCACATCCGCGACCTGCCGTTGATCCTCCCCGCCCTGTTCGCCGCCGCCGCCGCGCGCGCCAAGGACGCGGGCTTCGATGGCGTCGAGCTGCACTACGCGCACGCCTACACGATGGCCTCGTTCCTCTCGGCGCTGAACACGCGCGCGGACAGCTACGGCGGCTCGCTCGAGGGCCGCGCGCGCCTGCCCCTCGAGGTCTACGCCGCCGTTCGCGACGCCGTGGGCCCCTCCTTCACGCTCGGCTGCCGCTTTCTCTGCGACGACGTCATCGAGGGCGGCAACCGCGTCGACGACGCCACCTACTTCGGCACCGCCTTCGCGCGCGCGGGCATGGACTTCCTCTCGCTGTCGACGGGCGGGAAATTCGAGGACGCCAAGCAGCCCAAGGAAGGCGAGGCCGCGTATCCGTACACCGGGCCGAGCGGCTACGAGTGCATGCCCACGGCCGTCTCCGATGCGCGCGGCCCCTTCGCGCGCCAGGTGCCCAAGCAGGCGAGGATCCGCACCGCCATCCGCTCGGCCGGGCTCAGCACGCCCACCGTCGTCGCTGGCGGCATCGGCACATTCGTCCAGGCCGAAGGAATCCTGGCGCGCGAGGAGGCCGATCTCGTCGCCGCAGCGCGCCAGACGCTCGCCGATCCCGACTGGTTCCTCAAGCTGCGGCTCGGGCGCGGCGCGGAGATCCGGCGCTGCATCTACACGAACTACTGCGAGGCGCTCGATCAGCGTCACCGCCAGGTCACGTGCCAGCTCTGGGATCGCGAAGAGCTCGACGCGCCCGACGTTCCCCTGTCGAGCGACGGCAACCGGCGTCTCGTCGCGCCGCGCTTCCGGCGTTAG
- a CDS encoding RidA family protein → MTDKLTFVQPEGFAPPKGYSNGVIARGPTLFIAGQVGWNAQCQFETDDLAEQFAQALDNVLAVVRAAGGRPESIAKMTVYVTDLDAYRSSLRPIGQAWRTRLGKHFPAMALVGVAGLVEPRAKIEIEAVAVLEDRKA, encoded by the coding sequence ATGACCGACAAACTCACTTTCGTACAACCGGAGGGCTTCGCGCCCCCGAAGGGCTATTCGAACGGCGTCATCGCCCGCGGACCCACGCTCTTCATCGCCGGTCAGGTCGGCTGGAATGCCCAGTGCCAGTTCGAGACCGACGACCTCGCCGAGCAGTTCGCCCAGGCCCTCGACAACGTGCTCGCCGTGGTGCGCGCCGCGGGCGGCAGGCCCGAGAGCATCGCCAAGATGACGGTGTACGTGACCGATCTCGACGCTTACAGAAGCTCGCTCCGGCCCATCGGGCAGGCGTGGCGCACGCGGCTCGGAAAGCATTTTCCCGCCATGGCCCTCGTCGGCGTCGCAGGGCTCGTCGAGCCTCGCGCCAAGATCGAGATCGAGGCCGTGGCGGTGCTGGAGGATCGAAAGGCGTGA
- a CDS encoding type II toxin-antitoxin system Phd/YefM family antitoxin, whose translation MPKKPSSRQPKPPMPQRYPIRRPEAPYVPPPPAPEPEETGGPRRYRIPQPEVLVASDSFGDSVSVAEARGNLADIVDAVERGQRVQITRRGKPVAVMISIDELRRLASPKVSFASVYDIWRLHFDPDELDVEPSHFDALRDRSPGRSVKLG comes from the coding sequence GTGCCCAAGAAGCCCTCGAGTCGCCAGCCCAAGCCGCCCATGCCTCAGCGCTATCCCATACGTCGCCCGGAGGCTCCGTACGTCCCGCCGCCGCCCGCGCCGGAGCCCGAAGAGACGGGCGGACCGCGGCGCTATCGCATCCCCCAGCCCGAGGTCCTCGTCGCGTCGGATTCGTTCGGCGACTCGGTCTCCGTCGCCGAGGCGCGCGGCAACCTGGCCGATATCGTCGATGCGGTCGAACGCGGGCAGCGCGTGCAGATCACCCGGCGAGGCAAGCCCGTCGCGGTGATGATCTCCATCGACGAGTTGCGGCGGCTCGCCTCGCCCAAGGTGAGCTTCGCCTCGGTCTACGACATCTGGCGCTTGCACTTCGACCCCGACGAGCTCGACGTCGAGCCCAGCCACTTCGACGCCCTGCGCGATCGATCCCCGGGTCGGAGCGTCAAGCTCGGATGA
- a CDS encoding esterase/lipase family protein yields MAARAFLPRTLLTAGREVAAFARQAWLLRHDLAEPVTPERACNGEDVVVFLHGLFASAGVLRPMRGAIARHPGVHAAAMSYPPGPGVEELAGRLASLVSALPEGVRLHLVGHSLGGVVARFFAQEAGDPRVVQTISMASPFAGVLGARVLGFGAARDLEPHSPLLRRVLLGVDRSSHIPHLSIVAAADAFIRSPIAHALPGGEVMVMEGRGHNTLLFDEEVARLVAQRVLARRAALCKAARP; encoded by the coding sequence ATGGCGGCTCGGGCCTTCTTGCCCCGCACCCTGCTCACCGCCGGCCGCGAGGTCGCCGCTTTCGCGCGGCAAGCGTGGCTCTTGCGTCACGACCTCGCCGAGCCCGTCACCCCGGAGCGCGCGTGCAACGGCGAGGACGTGGTGGTCTTCCTCCACGGCCTCTTCGCCTCGGCTGGCGTATTGCGGCCCATGCGCGGCGCGATCGCGCGTCACCCGGGCGTGCACGCGGCCGCGATGTCGTATCCGCCGGGCCCGGGCGTCGAAGAGCTCGCCGGCCGCCTCGCCAGCCTCGTTTCGGCGCTGCCCGAGGGCGTTAGGCTGCACCTCGTCGGCCACAGCCTGGGCGGGGTCGTGGCGCGCTTCTTCGCGCAGGAGGCGGGCGATCCGCGGGTCGTGCAGACCATCTCGATGGCGAGCCCGTTCGCGGGCGTGCTCGGCGCCCGCGTGCTCGGCTTCGGCGCCGCGCGAGACCTCGAGCCGCACAGCCCCCTGCTCCGCCGCGTGCTGCTCGGCGTCGATCGCTCCTCGCACATCCCGCACCTGTCGATCGTCGCGGCCGCCGACGCCTTCATCCGCTCGCCCATCGCGCACGCGCTGCCCGGCGGCGAGGTGATGGTGATGGAGGGGCGCGGCCACAACACGCTGCTCTTCGACGAGGAGGTGGCGCGCCTCGTCGCGCAGCGCGTCCTCGCCCGCCGCGCCGCGCTCTGCAAGGCGGCCCGCCCGTAG
- the gcvH gene encoding glycine cleavage system protein GcvH, whose translation MANHDVRSDRKYTKDHEWAREENGNIRIGITAYAVDQLGDITLVNLDVKKGERLTAGKAFGTIESVKTLSDLFAPVSGVVKHVNENLEKNPEKVNEDCYEQGWMIEIEPSDPSELGGLLDSAAYTSLLNTAGH comes from the coding sequence ATGGCAAACCACGACGTGCGGTCGGATCGCAAGTACACGAAGGATCACGAGTGGGCGCGCGAGGAAAACGGCAACATCCGCATCGGGATCACGGCCTACGCCGTGGATCAGCTCGGTGACATCACGCTCGTGAACCTCGACGTGAAGAAGGGCGAGAGGCTCACCGCGGGCAAGGCGTTCGGCACGATCGAGAGCGTCAAGACGCTGAGCGACCTCTTCGCGCCCGTGAGCGGCGTGGTCAAGCACGTCAACGAGAACCTCGAGAAGAACCCGGAGAAGGTGAACGAGGACTGCTACGAGCAAGGCTGGATGATCGAGATCGAGCCGTCCGATCCGAGTGAGCTCGGTGGTCTCCTCGACTCCGCGGCCTATACTTCGCTGCTCAACACCGCCGGACACTGA
- a CDS encoding FIST signal transduction protein gives MLKAATVSFFHEDAFRAGREAARELLDELGAPPDLVLLFASAHLDPERVLAGVAQEIPPEARLVGCSSCAEIDGNEALTGSVTLMGIALGAVRCETFRLEGPVDDPAAAGRAFGERVRAFDPAVVFLFPDGLALNHVQFLQAMQETLGASLPIVGGVPSDMAQFVRTTEFEGRSAFSGGVVAAALSGPVDVVTGARAGFQPVGSPRTCTRVEGGRRVLELDGEPALSIYRHYLGPRAAEMPEVGIEFPLGIVGGTIGNHRLPASEAISLIRAVSGVDEASDALLCLGEMPEGARVCMTRATKEDLLRAAEEACDAALLAMPRPEVAFFFDCMGRKLVLGSRYKEEIRRAFARLGDDVPKVGFYTYGEISPVGGVTMYHDQTFTVALLAERS, from the coding sequence ATGCTCAAGGCGGCGACCGTATCGTTCTTCCACGAGGACGCGTTTCGGGCCGGTCGAGAGGCGGCGCGCGAGCTGCTCGACGAGCTCGGCGCGCCGCCCGATCTCGTGCTGCTCTTCGCATCGGCGCACCTCGATCCAGAGCGCGTCCTCGCCGGGGTCGCCCAGGAGATCCCCCCCGAGGCGCGCCTCGTCGGCTGCTCGAGCTGCGCCGAGATCGACGGGAACGAGGCGCTCACGGGCTCGGTCACCTTGATGGGCATCGCGCTCGGCGCGGTCCGGTGCGAGACCTTCCGGCTCGAGGGGCCCGTCGACGATCCCGCCGCCGCGGGGCGCGCCTTCGGCGAGCGCGTGCGCGCCTTCGATCCCGCGGTGGTCTTTCTCTTCCCCGACGGCCTCGCGCTGAACCACGTTCAGTTTTTGCAGGCGATGCAGGAGACGCTCGGCGCCAGCCTGCCCATCGTCGGCGGCGTCCCCTCGGACATGGCCCAGTTCGTTCGGACAACCGAATTCGAGGGGCGCTCGGCGTTCTCGGGCGGCGTCGTCGCGGCCGCGCTCTCGGGCCCTGTCGACGTCGTCACGGGGGCCCGGGCCGGCTTTCAGCCCGTGGGCTCGCCGCGCACGTGCACGCGGGTCGAGGGGGGCCGGCGCGTGCTCGAGCTCGACGGGGAGCCGGCGCTCTCCATCTACCGGCATTACCTCGGCCCGCGCGCGGCCGAGATGCCCGAGGTCGGCATCGAGTTTCCGCTCGGCATCGTCGGCGGCACCATCGGCAACCATCGGCTCCCCGCGAGCGAGGCCATCTCGCTCATCCGCGCCGTCTCCGGCGTCGACGAGGCCTCCGACGCGCTCTTATGCCTGGGCGAGATGCCCGAAGGCGCGCGCGTATGCATGACCCGCGCGACCAAGGAAGACCTCTTGCGCGCCGCGGAGGAGGCTTGCGACGCCGCGCTCCTCGCCATGCCCCGGCCCGAGGTCGCGTTCTTCTTCGATTGCATGGGCCGAAAGCTCGTCCTCGGCTCGCGTTACAAGGAGGAGATCCGCCGCGCGTTCGCCCGCCTCGGCGACGACGTCCCCAAGGTCGGGTTTTACACGTACGGAGAGATCTCTCCCGTGGGCGGCGTCACCATGTATCACGATCAAACGTTCACCGTGGCGCTTCTCGCGGAGCGATCGTGA
- a CDS encoding MarR family winged helix-turn-helix transcriptional regulator — translation MRRGAPTRRPVAPPPGKSEHPAVRAWVRILAVHKGALAAIRDDLEHEMTLPRFDLLSNLVRADGQTLASLSRSMLVTAGNITGLVDRAARDGLVERRADPNDRRAWRVHLTPKGAQAFQRAQLRHAARVAKLFSSLSHSELASLGRMLDKVRQTLRGPEHAGVRGPRGEARRTHKGSGPTRRVLTKPEEEP, via the coding sequence GTGAGGCGCGGAGCCCCGACCCGAAGGCCCGTCGCGCCCCCTCCGGGCAAGAGCGAGCACCCGGCCGTGCGCGCCTGGGTCCGCATCCTCGCCGTGCACAAGGGCGCCCTCGCCGCCATCCGCGACGACCTCGAGCACGAGATGACCCTGCCCCGCTTCGATCTGCTCTCGAACCTCGTCCGCGCCGACGGCCAGACGCTCGCCTCGCTCTCGCGCTCCATGCTCGTGACGGCCGGCAACATCACGGGCCTCGTCGACCGCGCCGCGCGCGACGGCCTCGTCGAGCGCCGCGCCGATCCGAACGATCGCAGAGCCTGGCGCGTCCACCTCACGCCCAAGGGCGCGCAGGCCTTCCAGCGCGCGCAGCTCCGCCACGCCGCGCGCGTGGCCAAGCTCTTCTCGTCCCTCTCGCACTCCGAGCTCGCGAGCCTCGGCCGCATGCTCGACAAGGTCAGGCAAACCCTCCGCGGCCCCGAGCACGCCGGCGTCCGCGGCCCGCGCGGCGAGGCTCGCCGCACCCACAAAGGGAGCGGCCCGACCCGCCGCGTCCTCACCAAACCCGAGGAAGAGCCGTGA
- a CDS encoding acyl-CoA dehydrogenase family protein produces the protein MSGRISIPTSELGPFFEPRHDELAQRLSGGLLDALAGKEDAAEVGRILGKLDLYAHLVPEAYGGAASGRPKDLSFVDVRALVLVREALGQVSPLADSIFAVQGLGTYPIVLGGSQDLVAEVVPDVVRGLKIGAFALTEPEAGSDVASLQTRAQKDGDDWVLDGEKTLISNVGIADHYVVFANADPSLGRKGISAFYVPKDTPGLTLERLPMSVPHPLGRLRLAGCRVPGANLVGHVGGGFRLAMETLDAFRISVGAAANGMAERALSETITRVKKRRQFGAPLADQQMVKAYLAEMATELDASRLLVARAAHRRDTTGERVTALAAMAKMHATEAAQRVIDKAVQLHGGMGVVEGTEVERLYREIRPLRIYEGTTEIQKLVIARELLTRDRGES, from the coding sequence ATGAGCGGGCGCATCTCCATCCCCACGAGCGAGCTCGGCCCCTTCTTCGAGCCGCGCCACGACGAGCTCGCGCAGCGCCTCTCGGGAGGCCTCCTCGACGCGCTCGCCGGCAAGGAGGACGCGGCCGAGGTCGGGCGCATCCTCGGCAAGCTCGATCTGTACGCGCACCTCGTCCCCGAGGCCTACGGCGGCGCCGCGAGCGGTCGCCCCAAGGATCTGTCGTTCGTCGACGTGCGCGCGCTCGTCCTCGTGCGCGAGGCGCTCGGTCAGGTCTCGCCGCTCGCCGACTCCATCTTCGCGGTCCAGGGCCTCGGCACCTACCCGATCGTGCTCGGCGGCTCGCAGGATCTCGTGGCCGAGGTCGTGCCCGACGTGGTCCGCGGCCTGAAGATCGGCGCCTTCGCGCTCACCGAGCCCGAGGCCGGCAGCGACGTCGCCTCGCTCCAGACGCGCGCGCAGAAGGACGGCGACGATTGGGTCCTCGACGGCGAGAAGACCCTCATCTCGAACGTGGGCATCGCCGACCATTACGTGGTCTTCGCGAACGCCGATCCCTCGCTCGGCCGAAAGGGCATCTCCGCGTTCTACGTCCCCAAGGACACGCCCGGCCTGACGCTCGAGCGCCTGCCGATGAGCGTCCCGCACCCCCTCGGGCGCCTTCGCCTCGCAGGCTGCCGCGTGCCGGGAGCGAACCTCGTCGGGCACGTGGGCGGCGGCTTTCGGCTCGCGATGGAGACGCTCGACGCCTTCCGCATCTCGGTGGGCGCGGCGGCGAACGGCATGGCCGAGCGCGCGCTCTCCGAGACGATCACGCGCGTGAAGAAGCGCCGTCAGTTCGGCGCGCCGCTCGCCGATCAGCAGATGGTCAAGGCGTACCTCGCCGAGATGGCCACCGAGCTCGACGCCTCGCGGCTGCTGGTTGCGCGCGCCGCGCACCGCCGTGACACGACCGGCGAGCGCGTGACGGCCCTCGCGGCCATGGCCAAGATGCACGCGACCGAGGCCGCGCAGCGCGTGATCGACAAGGCCGTGCAGCTCCACGGCGGCATGGGCGTCGTCGAGGGCACCGAGGTCGAGCGCCTGTATCGCGAGATCAGGCCGCTGCGCATCTACGAGGGGACGACCGAGATCCAGAAGCTCGTCATCGCGCGCGAGCTGCTCACGCGAGACCGCGGCGAGAGCTGA
- a CDS encoding enoyl-CoA hydratase family protein, which produces MTLSPQSFDLEISRGVAQITLNRPERLNALTFEIYGELASTFRSLERADEARCVVITGKGRGFCSGGDVEGIIAELFARDITGLVEFTRVTGALIQAIAELRRPVIAAVNGVAVGAGAVIAAACDMRIFAESARIGFIFPRVGLSGADMGASFLLPRIVGRGRAAELLFFGDLVDAAESLRIGLANRVVPDAEVVPTARAWAEKLARGPAFAHRMTKQMLESEHGLTLAAAIEAEAQAQALCMAHPDFRAAYEANKEKRAPRFLGAEIVDPKPEGQGGGAA; this is translated from the coding sequence GTGACTCTCTCCCCCCAATCGTTTGACCTCGAAATTTCTCGCGGCGTCGCGCAGATCACCCTGAACCGCCCCGAGCGGCTCAACGCGCTCACCTTCGAGATCTACGGCGAGCTCGCCTCCACCTTCCGCTCGCTCGAGCGCGCGGACGAGGCCCGCTGTGTGGTCATCACCGGCAAGGGCCGCGGCTTCTGCTCGGGCGGCGACGTCGAGGGGATCATCGCGGAGCTGTTCGCGCGCGACATCACGGGCCTCGTCGAGTTCACCCGCGTGACCGGCGCGCTCATCCAGGCCATCGCCGAGCTGCGGCGCCCCGTGATCGCCGCCGTGAACGGCGTGGCCGTCGGCGCGGGGGCCGTCATCGCGGCCGCCTGCGACATGCGCATCTTCGCCGAGAGCGCGCGCATCGGGTTCATCTTCCCGCGCGTGGGCCTGTCGGGCGCCGACATGGGCGCCTCGTTCCTCCTGCCCCGCATCGTGGGCCGCGGCCGCGCCGCCGAGCTGCTCTTCTTCGGCGACCTCGTCGACGCCGCCGAGTCGCTCCGCATCGGCCTCGCCAACCGCGTCGTGCCCGACGCCGAGGTCGTCCCCACGGCACGCGCCTGGGCCGAGAAGCTCGCGCGCGGCCCCGCCTTCGCGCACCGCATGACCAAGCAGATGCTCGAGAGCGAGCACGGCCTCACCCTCGCCGCCGCCATCGAGGCCGAGGCCCAGGCGCAGGCGCTGTGCATGGCGCACCCCGACTTCCGCGCCGCGTACGAGGCCAACAAAGAGAAGCGCGCGCCCCGCTTCCTCGGCGCCGAGATCGTCGATCCGAAGCCCGAAGGGCAAGGCGGTGGCGCGGCATGA
- a CDS encoding tetratricopeptide repeat protein — translation MATWTKEAEDARKWEAVEEAAELMAEERYIEALIALRSVIKADPRNAYAFFFLGTALYETGEREASRDAYRAAVRESPNYLGARVALSHVLRQLGDADGALSQANEALRRFPGDGEAMHAAGLAYAAKGNRKAARKHLEGFLTTNPELESQLEVKQILEMLGIGGDNEPLELD, via the coding sequence ATGGCGACGTGGACCAAGGAAGCGGAAGATGCCCGGAAGTGGGAGGCCGTCGAAGAGGCGGCCGAGCTGATGGCGGAGGAGCGCTACATCGAGGCGCTCATCGCGCTCCGGAGCGTGATCAAGGCGGATCCTCGCAACGCCTACGCCTTCTTCTTTCTGGGCACGGCGCTGTACGAGACGGGCGAGCGCGAGGCGTCGCGCGACGCTTACCGTGCGGCCGTGCGCGAGTCGCCGAACTACCTCGGCGCGCGGGTCGCGCTCTCGCACGTGCTGCGCCAGCTCGGCGACGCGGACGGCGCACTCTCGCAGGCGAACGAGGCGCTTCGCCGCTTCCCGGGCGACGGCGAGGCGATGCACGCGGCCGGCCTCGCCTACGCGGCGAAGGGCAATCGCAAGGCAGCGCGCAAGCACCTCGAGGGGTTCTTGACGACGAACCCGGAGCTGGAGTCGCAGCTCGAGGTCAAACAGATCCTCGAGATGCTGGGCATCGGCGGCGACAACGAGCCGCTCGAGCTCGACTAG